The proteins below come from a single Lates calcarifer isolate ASB-BC8 linkage group LG11, TLL_Latcal_v3, whole genome shotgun sequence genomic window:
- the LOC108898585 gene encoding LOW QUALITY PROTEIN: cyclin-dependent kinase 5 activator 1-like (The sequence of the model RefSeq protein was modified relative to this genomic sequence to represent the inferred CDS: deleted 2 bases in 1 codon), with the protein MGTVLSLSPSYRKAALFEDGPATVGHYTAVQNSKNAKDAAAAAAKSLKRPSIISVLPWKRIVAVSAKRKGSKKLQSEGGDGGKGSSPDGHATATSNSASNSLKLKKSQSCANLSSYSQPGPLRPPLPPVAAKKNSLTGSGIQPSTAAGTPKRVIVQASTSELMRSLGEFLCRRCYRLKRLSPTDPVLWLRSVDRSLLLQGWQDQGFITPANVVFLYMLCRDVVSAEVASERELQASLLTCLYLSYSYMGNEISYPLKPFLVEAEKEAFWDRCLEIINRMSGKMLQINTDPHFFTQVFADLKNESKKEEEKTKLLIGLDR; encoded by the exons ATGGGTACAGTGTTGTCACTGTCTCCCAGCTACCGAAAGGCGGCGCTGTTTGAGGATGGCCCAGCTACAGTGGGCCACTACACAGCAGTCCAGAACAGCAAGAATGCTAAAGATGCTGCCGCCGCAGCTGCAAAGTCCCTCAAACGGCCTTCCATCATCAGCGTGTTGCCATGGAAACGGATTGTGGCTGTATCGGCAAAGAGGAAGGGCTCGAAGAAGCTGCAGTCAGAAGGCGGGGATGGCGGGAAAGGGAGCTCTCCAGATGGCCATGCCACCGCCACATCCAACTCAGCCTCCAACAGCCTGAAGCTGAAGAAGTCTCAGTCCTGCGCTAACCTTTCATCTTACTCA CAGCCAGGACCCCTCAGGCCACCACTACCAC CCGTTGCTGCCAAAAAGAATTCCCTCACAGGCTCTGGGATCCAGCCGTCTACTGCAGCAGGCACGCCAAAACGTGTCATTGTCCAG GCCTCCACCAGTGAACTGATGCGCAGCCTGGGCGAGTTCCTGTGCCGTCGGTGTTATCGACTGAAGCGTCTATCCCCAACAGATCCGGTGCTGTGGCTGCGCAGTGTGGACCGCTCCCTCCTCCTACAGGGCTGGCAGGATCAGGGCTTCATCACCCCAGCCAACGTGGTCTTCCTCTACATGCTGTGCCGTGATGTGGTCTCAGCTGAGGTGGCCTCGGAGCGCGAGCTGCAGGCCTCGCTGCTCACCTGCCTCTACCTGTCCTACTCCTACATGGGCAACGAGATCTCTTACCCGCTGAAGCCCTTCCTGGTTGAGGCAGAGAAGGAAGCCTTCTGGGACCGCTGCCTGGAGATCATCAACCGCATGAGCGGCAAGATGCTCCAGATCAACACCGACCCGCACTTCTTTACCCAGGTGTTTGCTGACCTGAAGAACGAGAgcaagaaagaagaggagaagaccAAACTCCTCATAGGCCTTGACCGATAA